A single Phoenix dactylifera cultivar Barhee BC4 chromosome 1, palm_55x_up_171113_PBpolish2nd_filt_p, whole genome shotgun sequence DNA region contains:
- the LOC103713574 gene encoding protein MONOCULM 1-like translates to MLGSLKSHEGGEQDPDPHNHHHHSHPHHPNPSLGLISLSAHARQLLISCAELIHRGDLPTARRTASLLSAAASPYGDSADRLAHQFARALSLRLARLARLASPSVPSDTSSEALQSSYLSLNQVTPFLRFAHLTANQAILDALHGCRRIHILDLDTSHGVQWPPLLQAIADRSGADVPPSIRITGTGTDLDVLRRTGDRLQTFARSLGLQFQFHPLLLPPSSTIGTSLCSGNSTSILSAAAAAAAAAAGGGSSSSSISNLTCSSFQLHPGETLAVNCVLFLHKLLKDSRHEDDGSRELRAFLQAVKAMNPAVVTVAEREASHNSPIFLQRFMEALDYYTVVFESLEATLPPKSQERLAVEQVWLGREIEDIVAWEGEGRRERHERFARWEGLMRDAGFSNLPLSPFALSQAKLLLRLHYPSEGYQLQMVRDCIFLGWQNKALFSVSSWH, encoded by the coding sequence ATGCTCGGTTCATTGAAGTCCCATGAAGGAGGTGAACAGGACCCTGACCCCCATAACCATCACCATCACTCCCATCCTCACCACCCCAACCCCTCCCTTGGGCTCATCTCCCTGTCAGCCCATGCCCGCCAGCTCCTGATCAGCTGCGCCGAGCTCATCCACCGCGGCGACCTCCCCACTGCCCGCCGCACGGCTTCCCTCCTCTCCGCGGCTGCCTCGCCTTATGGCGACTCCGCCGACCGCCTCGCTCACCAATTCGCTCGCGCCCTCTCCCTCCGCCTTGCTCGCCTTGCCCGCCTTGCTTCCCCCTCAGTGCCCTCCGACACCTCCTCCGAGGCCCTCCAGTCCTCCTACCTGTCGCTCAACCAGGTCACCCCGTTCCTTCGCTTCGCCCACCTCACCGCCAACCAGGCCATCCTCGACGCCCTCCATGGTTGCCGACGCATCCACATCCTCGACTTGGACACCTCCCACGGGGTGcagtggccccctctcctccaggCCATCGCCGATCGCTCTGGCGCCGACGTTCCCCCGTCCATCCGCATCACTGGCACTGGCACCGACCTCGACGTCCTTCGCCGAACTGGTGACCGCCTCCAGACCTTCGCTCGCTCATTAGGCCTCCAATTCCAATttcatcctctcctcctcccccccaGTAGCACTATCGGCACTAGTCTCTGCAGTGGTAATAGCACGAGCATTctctctgctgctgctgctgccgccgctgctgctgctggtgggggtagtagtagtagtagtatcaGTAATCTCACCTGTTCTTCCTTCCAACTGCATCCTGGCGAGACCCTGGCAGTGAATTGTGTGCTGTTCTTGCACAAGCTCCTCAAAGACAGCCGCCATGAGGATGATGGCTCGCGCGAACTGAGGGCCTTTCTTCAAGCCGTGAAGGCGATGAACCCAGCAGTGGTGACGGTGGCGGAGAGGGAGGCGAGCCATAATTCCCCGATTTTCTTGCAGAGGTTCATGGAGGCGCTGGACTACTACACGGTGGTGTTCGAGTCTTTGGAGGCGACGCTGCCGCCCAAAAGCCAGGAGCGGCTGGCGGTGGAGCAGGTGTGGCTGGGGCGGGAGATCGAGGACATCGTCGCCTGGGAAGGAGAGGGGAGGAGGGAGCGGCACGAGCGATTCGCACGCTGGGAGGGGCTTATGAGGGATGCTGGATTCTCAAACCTTCCCCTCAGCCCCTTCGCGCTCTCGCAGGCAAAGCTGCTGCTCCGGCTGCACTACCCGTCCGAAGGCTATCAGCTTCAGATGGTGAGGGACTGCATCTTCCTTGGTTGGCAGAACAAGGCACTATTCTCGGTCTCATCTTGGCACTAG
- the LOC108511530 gene encoding pentatricopeptide repeat-containing protein At4g02750-like produces the protein MPEKNVVSCNTTIECYPMVGEIQAAQEAFDKMSHRDLISWNDMISGYAGHGNMLAARKLFDQMPEGGIGSWNALLSGYSHRGEWCEATELFWALCLGPVKPNHVTIGYNFVCLWLTRSFRNLKAFDIYAKCGGLDEAYKVSSEMPAKDVIIEQMVKVPLFATTKYDAIVRDIGKCALYPNGL, from the exons ATGCCTGAGAAGAATGTTGTGTCATGTAATACAACGATTGAATGTTATCCCATGGTTGGTGAAATTCAAGCTGCTCAAGAAGCTTTTGATAAGATGTCTCATAGGGATTTGATCTCATGGAATGACATGATATCTGGTTATGCAGGTCATGGAAACATGTTGGCTGCTAGGAAACTTTTCGATCAGATGCCAGAGGGAGGAATTGGTTCTTGGAATGCATTGCTTTCTGGGTATTCTCATAGAGGAGAATGGTGTGAGGCTACAGAACTTTTCTGGGCTTTGTGCTTGGGGCCTGTCAAACCTAACCATGTTACTATTGGATATAATTTTGTCTGCTTGTGGTTAACTAGGAGCTTTAGAAATCTGAAGGCAT TTGATATTTATGCTAAATGTGGCGGTCTCGATGAAGCTTATAAAGTGTCTTCTGAGATGCCTGCCAAGGATGTG ATAATAGAGCAGATGGTTAAGGTGCCTTTGTTTGCCACTACCAAGTATGATGCTATTGTAAGAG ATATTGGTAAATGTGCACTATATCCCAATGGTCTGTGA
- the LOC103713547 gene encoding uncharacterized protein LOC103713547, giving the protein MVGSRRVAGDKWSQRILWFCAIGSAISLYMVAVERQAQNRGRMMAEGLKGMDGASGQSGEDV; this is encoded by the exons ATGGTGGGGTCGAGGCGAGTTGCGGGTGATAAATGGTCGCAGAGGATTCTTTGGTTCTGTGCGATTGGAAGCGCCATAA GCCTCTACATGGTGGCTGTAGAGAGGCAGGCGCAGAATAGGGGGCGGATGATGGCCGAGGGCTTGAAGGGTATGGATGGTGCGTCCGGCCAATCTGGCGAGGATGTTTGA